TAGGAACGCCATTTTATGGGCGAGGCTGGAGCAGTTGTTCATCAAACAATAACGGAGAATATCAAAGCTGTTCTTCTGCAAATGATGGAACTTGGGAGAATGGGGTTTGGGACTATACTGATTTAGAAGATAACTATATTAATAAAAATGGTTATGTACGTTATTGGAATGATGTAGCCAAAGTACCTTTTTTATATAACGCTTCCAATGGAAACTTTATTACTTATGATGATGTGGAATCTTTCGGTTATAAAACAGATTTTATAAAATCAAATGGACTAGGTGGAGCCATGTTCTGGGAGTTTAGTGGAGATCGGAACAAGGTATTATTAAATAAGTTAACAAGTGATTTAGATAGTGGTGGAGTGCCTGATAATGAAGCACCAACTGTACCGAGTAACCTTCGAGTTACAGGTAAAACATCAAGTAGTATAAGTTTGGCTTGGGATGCTTCAACAGATAATGTAGGAGTAGCCGGATACACTGTAACCTATGGTAATACTTCAATAAATGTAGGTAGTTTAAATGCAACGATTAGCGGTCTTGCACCTAATACATCTTATACCTTTACGGTAAAAGCGAAGGATGCAGCAGGTAATTTCTCGGGTGGAAGTAATGCAGTAACAGAAACAACGGAGCAGTCTAACGATACTACTCCGCCAACTGTACCTACAAATCTACAGGTAACTGCAAAAACTTCTACGAGTGTTGATTTAAGCTGGTCAGCTTCCTCAGATAATGAAGGGGTTACAGGCTATATTGTTTCATATAACTTTGGCACTATAGAAGTAACAGAAACAACAGTAAGTATAAACGGATTAACAGCGGATACAACGTATACTTTTACAGTGACAGCAAAAGATGCAGCTGGGAATATATCAGATGAAGCATCGATACAGGTAACAACGGATGGACCAAACAGTTGTCCTTACCCAGCTTGGGATGAGAATACAGAATATGTTGGTGGTGTGAGAGTAACCTACAATGGGAAGGTCTACGAGTCTAAATGGTGGACAGTAGGAGAATTTCCTGATCAAAGTGGGGAATGGGGCGTGTGGAAATATATTAGTACATGTGATGGTGGCGGAGGCGAAATAGATAATGAAGCACCAAGCGTTCCAAGCAATCTCCAAATCACAGGAAAAAGTTCAAACAGTGTAAGTTTAGCTTGGAATGCTTCAACAGATAATGTGGGTGTAACCGGATACACGATCACATATGATTTAGGCAGTGTAGGGGCAACAAATACAACGACAACCATCAATGGATTAAATGCGGATACAACGTATACTTTTAGTGTGACAGCAAAGGATGCGGCGGGGAATGAGTCAGAAGCGGTGTCCATTCAAGCCACTACAGATAAAGGTGATCCATCGGGTGCTGAGCCTTGGGAAGCTGGGATTAGTTACAGTGTAAATGATGAGGTAACCTATAATGGGAACACTTATTATTGTATTCAAGCTCACACTTCTCAGATCGGTTGGGAGCCGCCAAATGTTCCTGCTTTATGGGGTTTAAAATAAATTTGCTGAATAATCACAACAGTAGTCATCAATGAATTTGTCTTAGTTGTTCAATTTTAAACAAAGAGGCTGGGACAAAACCCAATTAAAATGAATAAATCGCATGAAATCAATTTTATAATCCTTGATTTCATGCGATTTTATTTATGCTTATTATGCAAAAATCAGTTAGTTTTCAACTTATGTCCCAGCCTCTTTGTTATAGTGGATAATGTTACTTGTTCAATTTTCCAAAAGGAAAATCCCTAGTTGTTGTAGAAATAGTTTATAATTAGAACTATCACAAATCTAAGGAGACAAAAATGACAGGGAATAATGATTTAAAAGATCAAGAAAATTCTATATTAATTATTGATAGCTTTGCATTATTATTTAGAGGTTTTTACGCTACAGCCGTTACTGGAAACTATATGAGAAATTCTCAGGGTCTTTATACGAATGGTATATATCAATTTACTAGATATATGCTTGATGCCATTGAGCGATTTAAACCTACCCATGTAATCTGTGCTTTTGATATGGGGGAAAAAACGTTTCGCAACGAGATGTATTCTGATTATAAAGCAAATCGGGGAGCTCCACCAGACGAACTCATCCCACAATTTGATAAGCTGTGGGAATTAGTAGAAGCATTTGAAATTCCTTGTATGGGGAAGGTTGGTTATGAAGCAGATGATATGATCGGTTCCATTGCTAAACACTACTCGGATCAAGGCTTAGAGATAAATGTTTTAACAGGGGATAAAGATACTTTACAATTAATCAATGAAAAAACGAAAGTTACACTTATGAAAAAAGGATTCGGTAATTACTTAACAATTGGTATGGATAACTTTAAGGAAGAAACAGGTGTAACTTATCCATATCAAATTATTGAAATGAAAGGATTAATGGGGGATGCGTCAGATAATATACCTGGATGCCCTAAAGTAGGTCCTAAAACCGCAATCAAATTAATTGATGAGTTTGAAAATATAGATCAATTGTTTGAAAACATAGATCAAGTTAAAGGTAAATTACAAGAAAGATTGTTGGAAAATAAGGAATTAATTTATTTATCAAGGGAATTGGCAACGATTCATACTAATGTTAAATTCCAATGTGATTTAGATGACTGTACTTATGTGATTAATCAAGAGAAACTTATTCATAAATTAAAAGAATTTGAGTTTAAATCTTTAATTAGAAAGTTTGCAGTCTAAATATTATTGATTTAATTAGATTAATACCCGCAAAAGTATTCGAACTATGCATCACTTTTGTGGGTTATTCGTCATGAGTAGCATGTCCAGGGGGATCTTGACGAGGAAGCCCCTCATGTAATTCTCGATTTTCATAAGTGAATCGGTTAGGCGGTCGTTGGTCTTCTCTCCAAGGAGTGCTTTTTCCTAAAGATTCACTTAATAAATCCATACCATAAGCCCCTTCTGGAAATTCTTCAGCTGTTAAATCATTACGCTGAGATTCTACTGTTTTTAGATCTGTAAATTTACTTTTTCTTTCTTTTTGAAATGGTTTGTTATTCATGAAAAAACCTCCTAGAAAAGATGTGATAGTACTGTCACATTATTTTTCCCTGGGAGGTTT
The window above is part of the Chengkuizengella sp. SCS-71B genome. Proteins encoded here:
- a CDS encoding glycosyl hydrolase family 18 protein, producing the protein MILKRKSIKKSFIMVFIISLLFSLIQFQIFNIEKVEASSDYKIVGYYPSWGAYGRNYQVWDMDVSKVTHINYAFADICWDGRHGNPDPTGPNPTTWTCQDENGTIDVPNGSIVLGDPWIDVQKSNPGDTWDEPIKGNIKQLNLLKEQNPHLKTMISVGGWTWSNRFSDAAASQITRENFANSAVDFLRKYQFDGVDLDWEYPVSGGLPGNSTRPEDKQNYTLLLQEVREKLDIAGAEDGKYYYLTIASGAGPTYAQNTELDKIANVVDWINIMTYDFNGGWQTISAHNSPLYFDPAAASSNVPNAAEFNIEAGVQGHINAGVPTQKIIIGTPFYGRGWSSCSSNNNGEYQSCSSANDGTWENGVWDYTDLEDNYINKNGYVRYWNDVAKVPFLYNASNGNFITYDDVESFGYKTDFIKSNGLGGAMFWEFSGDRNKVLLNKLTSDLDSGGVPDNEAPTVPSNLRVTGKTSSSISLAWDASTDNVGVAGYTVTYGNTSINVGSLNATISGLAPNTSYTFTVKAKDAAGNFSGGSNAVTETTEQSNDTTPPTVPTNLQVTAKTSTSVDLSWSASSDNEGVTGYIVSYNFGTIEVTETTVSINGLTADTTYTFTVTAKDAAGNISDEASIQVTTDGPNSCPYPAWDENTEYVGGVRVTYNGKVYESKWWTVGEFPDQSGEWGVWKYISTCDGGGGEIDNEAPSVPSNLQITGKSSNSVSLAWNASTDNVGVTGYTITYDLGSVGATNTTTTINGLNADTTYTFSVTAKDAAGNESEAVSIQATTDKGDPSGAEPWEAGISYSVNDEVTYNGNTYYCIQAHTSQIGWEPPNVPALWGLK
- a CDS encoding 5'-3' exonuclease; this encodes MTGNNDLKDQENSILIIDSFALLFRGFYATAVTGNYMRNSQGLYTNGIYQFTRYMLDAIERFKPTHVICAFDMGEKTFRNEMYSDYKANRGAPPDELIPQFDKLWELVEAFEIPCMGKVGYEADDMIGSIAKHYSDQGLEINVLTGDKDTLQLINEKTKVTLMKKGFGNYLTIGMDNFKEETGVTYPYQIIEMKGLMGDASDNIPGCPKVGPKTAIKLIDEFENIDQLFENIDQVKGKLQERLLENKELIYLSRELATIHTNVKFQCDLDDCTYVINQEKLIHKLKEFEFKSLIRKFAV